From Bacteroidales bacterium:
TTGACGCATATGCCCAGCGGGGCGATATATTAAGAAACATCAATAATAGCAATAGTTTTTATCGCATAGGCATAATGTTTGTCGGACAGTAGTGATTGATTATATATTATTCTTTAGATAATAAAGTTAAATACTTATTACTATATTTATGTATATGCTTGATAAACTTAAACTATGATAAATATTAAAACATTTATTTTCAATCCTTTTCAGGTAAATACATATTTATTATATGACGAAACAAAAGAATGTATTATTATTGATGCAGGATGTTATGATAATAATGAACAAGAAATTATATTATCATTTATAGAAAAAAATAAATTAAAGCCTGTTAAATTATTAAATACACATTGTCATATTGACCATATTTTTGGCAACAATTATATCGGCGATAAATACAAATTATTTTTAGAAATTCATGAAGCAGATCAATTTTTAATTGATGCTGCAATAGAACATGCAAAAACTTTTGGTCTTGAAATCAATAAACAACCAGCCATTGGTAAATATCTAAATGATAATGAAATAATTAAATTTGGAAATTCTGAACTGAAAATAATTCATATTCCCGGACATTCTCCCGGTGGTATTGTTTTTTATAACAAACAACAGGAATTTATTATTGCAGGCGATGTTTTGTTTTGTGATAGTATTGGGCGAACAGACTTGCCCGGTGGAAACCATGAACAATTGGTTAGCTCAATAAAAAACAAATTACTTATACTCGATGATAATGTAAAAGTTTTCTCAGGACATGGTGAAACTACAACAATTGGAAATGAACGAAAAAATAATCCTTATTTATAATTTAGTATTCGTTAGAAAACTCTAAATGGCTTGATATTTCAGTGATATAATATTTATTTTGAGTTTTTACATTGTTCTATTGTTTCATTGTTCTATTGTTATTTTCCATATTATACTAATTTTACAATGGTTATGCTACATTAAATGTCCAATCGGTATTATTTGTATTTCAACAATAGAACAATAGAACAATAGAACAATTGAGCAATTGAACAATTTGATGAAAAACCAAAACGGTTTTTGTTCCTGCCTGCCGGTAGGCAGGTTGCATTATCAATAATAGACAAGATTGCAGAGTGTTTTTAAAAACACTAATTACTAATAATAATAGCAGTAATAATACCAACCATAATTCCCAAACCACCTCCTATAAGAGAATTTTTAACCCGTTTTTGTTTGGCAACAGATTTATAACCCATCATAAAATAAATATCATCTGCATATTTAGGATTTTCAATAGATATTTTCAGGGTAGAAGGTCTTTTGCATATTCCTGAACCAATACTATATGCTATAGGAAAAACAGGAGCATAATAAATATTAAAATTATTTATAAATATTAATTTGTTTAAAGGTGTTAAAAACGATGAACCTGCACCAATAACAAAACCGGTTGTTGTTGACCACCACGGCTTGTAATTATTTATTGCTGAGTTTTCACCTGAAACATAACTTTGCATTTGTTCAATAGTAAAATAATTTTCCAATAAACTATCCTGTTTATAAAAAATATTCTCTCTACCTTCCCTGTTAATTATCATAAAAACAGATTCAAGTTCTATTTCTTTTGTTTTGCCTTTAAAACATAAATACGTTAAAATTTCTTCATCTTCATAACCCTTATTTATCTGATAATCACCAATTGCGATTTTTTTACCGTTAAGAAGCCATAAAGTATTTTGTGCTTTACTAATAATAAATAAACTATTTAATAACAATAAAATTATTATGATTTTTAATGTTTTCATTTGTTAAAGAAATATTTTTATAGTTAAATGATACTTGTTATCAAACATAATGAAATTTTTTCATTTAATTGAAAATATAAATAATCTTCTTAGTAATTTTACAAAAATTTTATAAACAATTAATAAATATCAATAAAGATGTCTAAAGATAAATTTGCTGCACGTCATAATGGACCAAGACAACACGAAATTAGCAAAATGCTTGAAACAATTGGTGTTGAATCATTAGATACATTAATAAAAGATACTGTTCCTTCTTCAATTATGCTTGATAAATCATTAAATCTGCCGGATGGTCTCAGTGAAGATGAATATCTTGCTAAAATCAAAAATATTGCTTCAAAAAATAAGATTTATAAATCTTATATCGGTTTAGGATATTATGGTACAATATTGCCATCGGTTATTCAGAGAAATATTTTTGAAAATCCTGTTTGGTACACTTCGTACA
This genomic window contains:
- a CDS encoding MBL fold metallo-hydrolase; protein product: MINIKTFIFNPFQVNTYLLYDETKECIIIDAGCYDNNEQEIILSFIEKNKLKPVKLLNTHCHIDHIFGNNYIGDKYKLFLEIHEADQFLIDAAIEHAKTFGLEINKQPAIGKYLNDNEIIKFGNSELKIIHIPGHSPGGIVFYNKQQEFIIAGDVLFCDSIGRTDLPGGNHEQLVSSIKNKLLILDDNVKVFSGHGETTTIGNERKNNPYL